A window of the Diceros bicornis minor isolate mBicDic1 chromosome 12, mDicBic1.mat.cur, whole genome shotgun sequence genome harbors these coding sequences:
- the ZNF513 gene encoding zinc finger protein 513 isoform X2 — protein sequence MGFERDSEGDSLGARPGLPYGLSDDESGGGRALSAESEVEEPARGPGEARGERPGPACRLWGVPTGEGPCCGAGGPGGGPPLPPLPPRLVYSCRLCAFVSHYSSHLKRHMKIHSGEKPFRCGRCPYASAQLVNLTRHTRTHTGEKPYRCPHCPFACSSLGNLRRHQRTHARPPTLPCPTCGFHCCAPRPTRPPSPTEQEGAVTRRPEDALLLPDLSLHVPPGGASFLPDCGQLRGEGEGLCGTGSEPLPELLFPWTCQNCGQELEEGEGSRLGAAMCGRCMRGEAGGDASGGPQGPSDKGFACSLCPFATHYPNHLARHMKTHSGEKPFRCARCPYASAHLDNLKRHQRVHTGEKPYKCPLCPYACGNLANLKRHGRIHSGDKPFRCSLCNYSCNQSMNLKRHMLRHTGEKPFHCAACAYTTGHWDNYKRHQKVHGHGGPGGSGLSASEGWAPPHSPPSVLSSRGPSALGATGSRALHTDSP from the exons ATGGGCTTCGAGAGAGACTCTGAAG GAGACTCTCTGGGAGCCAGGCCTGGGCTTCCCTACGGGCTGAGCGACGACGAGTCTGGGGGCGGCCGGGCACTAAGTGCTGAGAGTGAAGTTGAGGAGCCAGCCAGGGGTCCTGGGGAGGCCAGGGGTGAGAGGCCAGGGCCAGCCTGCAGGCTATGGGGGGTGCCGACAGGTGAAGGGCCGTGTTGTGGGGCAGGAGGGCCGGGTGGGGGGCCCCCACTGCCCCCGCTGCCCCCGCGGCTAGTATACTCATGCCGCCTCTGCGCCTTCGTGTCCCACTACTCGAGCCACCTGAAGCGGCACATGAAGATACATAGCGGGGAGAAGCCGTTCCGCTGTGGCCGCTGCCCCTACGCCTCAGCCCAGCTCGTCAACCTGACGCGACATACCCGCACCCACACTGGCGAGAAGCCCTACCGCTGTCCCCACTGCCCCTTTGCCTGCAGCAGCCTGGGCAACCTGAGGCGGCATCAGCGCACCCATGCAAGGCCCCCCACTCTTCCGTGCCCGACCTGTGGCTTCCACTGCTGTGCTCCACGTCCAACCCGGCCTCCCAGTCCCACAGAGCAGGAGGGGGCAGTGACCCGGCGACCTGAAG ATGCTCTGCTGCTTCCAGATTTGAGCCTCCATGTGCCACCAGGTGGTGCCAGTTTCCTGCCGGACTGTGGGCAGCTGCGGGGTGAAGGGGAGGGCCTATGTGGGACTGGATCAGAACCACTGCCAGAGCTGCTGTTCCCTTGGACCTGCCAGAACTGTGGACAagagctggaggagggggaggggagtcgGCTGGGAGCTGCCATGTGTGGGCGTTGCATGCGAGGAGAGGCTGGAGGGGATGCCAGTGGAGGGCCGCAGGGCCCCAGTGACAAAGGCTTTGCCTGTAGCCTCTGCCCCTTCGCCACTCATTATCCCAACCACCTGGCCCGGCACATGAAGACGCACAGTGGCGAGAAGCCCTTTCGCTGTGCCCGCTGTCCCTATGCCTCTGCTCATCTGGATAACCTGAAACGGCACCAGCGTGTCCACACGGGAGAGAAGCCCTACAAGTGCCCCCTCTGCCCCTATGCCTGTGGCAACCTGGCCAACCTCAAGCGTCACGGTCGCATCCACTCTGGGGACAAACCTTTTCGGTGTAGCCTTTGCAACTACAGCTGCAATCAGAGCATGAACCTCAAACGCCACATGCTGCGGCACACAGGCGAGAAGCCCTTCCACTGCGCCGCCTGCGCCTACACCACGGGCCATTGGGACAACTACAAACGCCACCAGAAGGTGCATGGGCACGGTGGGCCAGGAGGGTCTGGCCTCTCTGCTTCTGAGGGCTGGGCCCCACCTCATAGCCCTCCCTCCGTTTTGAGCTCTCGGggtccctcagccctgggtgCCACTGGTAGCCGGGCTCTCCATACAGACTCGCCCTGA
- the ZNF513 gene encoding zinc finger protein 513 isoform X1, translating to MPRRKQSHPQPVKCEGVKVDTEDSLDEGPGALVLESDLLLGQDLEFEEEEEDEEGDGNSDQLMGFERDSEGDSLGARPGLPYGLSDDESGGGRALSAESEVEEPARGPGEARGERPGPACRLWGVPTGEGPCCGAGGPGGGPPLPPLPPRLVYSCRLCAFVSHYSSHLKRHMKIHSGEKPFRCGRCPYASAQLVNLTRHTRTHTGEKPYRCPHCPFACSSLGNLRRHQRTHARPPTLPCPTCGFHCCAPRPTRPPSPTEQEGAVTRRPEDALLLPDLSLHVPPGGASFLPDCGQLRGEGEGLCGTGSEPLPELLFPWTCQNCGQELEEGEGSRLGAAMCGRCMRGEAGGDASGGPQGPSDKGFACSLCPFATHYPNHLARHMKTHSGEKPFRCARCPYASAHLDNLKRHQRVHTGEKPYKCPLCPYACGNLANLKRHGRIHSGDKPFRCSLCNYSCNQSMNLKRHMLRHTGEKPFHCAACAYTTGHWDNYKRHQKVHGHGGPGGSGLSASEGWAPPHSPPSVLSSRGPSALGATGSRALHTDSP from the exons ATGCCCCGAAGGAAGCAAAGCCACCCGCAGCCCGTGAAATGCGAGGGGGTCAAAG TGGATACGGAAGACTCTCTCGACGAAGGACCCGGGGCCCTGGTATTGGAGAGTGATTTGCTACTAGGCCAGGATCTGGAGtttgaagaggaagaggaagacgaGGAAGGTGATGGCAACAGCGACCAGCTCATGGGCTTCGAGAGAGACTCTGAAG GAGACTCTCTGGGAGCCAGGCCTGGGCTTCCCTACGGGCTGAGCGACGACGAGTCTGGGGGCGGCCGGGCACTAAGTGCTGAGAGTGAAGTTGAGGAGCCAGCCAGGGGTCCTGGGGAGGCCAGGGGTGAGAGGCCAGGGCCAGCCTGCAGGCTATGGGGGGTGCCGACAGGTGAAGGGCCGTGTTGTGGGGCAGGAGGGCCGGGTGGGGGGCCCCCACTGCCCCCGCTGCCCCCGCGGCTAGTATACTCATGCCGCCTCTGCGCCTTCGTGTCCCACTACTCGAGCCACCTGAAGCGGCACATGAAGATACATAGCGGGGAGAAGCCGTTCCGCTGTGGCCGCTGCCCCTACGCCTCAGCCCAGCTCGTCAACCTGACGCGACATACCCGCACCCACACTGGCGAGAAGCCCTACCGCTGTCCCCACTGCCCCTTTGCCTGCAGCAGCCTGGGCAACCTGAGGCGGCATCAGCGCACCCATGCAAGGCCCCCCACTCTTCCGTGCCCGACCTGTGGCTTCCACTGCTGTGCTCCACGTCCAACCCGGCCTCCCAGTCCCACAGAGCAGGAGGGGGCAGTGACCCGGCGACCTGAAG ATGCTCTGCTGCTTCCAGATTTGAGCCTCCATGTGCCACCAGGTGGTGCCAGTTTCCTGCCGGACTGTGGGCAGCTGCGGGGTGAAGGGGAGGGCCTATGTGGGACTGGATCAGAACCACTGCCAGAGCTGCTGTTCCCTTGGACCTGCCAGAACTGTGGACAagagctggaggagggggaggggagtcgGCTGGGAGCTGCCATGTGTGGGCGTTGCATGCGAGGAGAGGCTGGAGGGGATGCCAGTGGAGGGCCGCAGGGCCCCAGTGACAAAGGCTTTGCCTGTAGCCTCTGCCCCTTCGCCACTCATTATCCCAACCACCTGGCCCGGCACATGAAGACGCACAGTGGCGAGAAGCCCTTTCGCTGTGCCCGCTGTCCCTATGCCTCTGCTCATCTGGATAACCTGAAACGGCACCAGCGTGTCCACACGGGAGAGAAGCCCTACAAGTGCCCCCTCTGCCCCTATGCCTGTGGCAACCTGGCCAACCTCAAGCGTCACGGTCGCATCCACTCTGGGGACAAACCTTTTCGGTGTAGCCTTTGCAACTACAGCTGCAATCAGAGCATGAACCTCAAACGCCACATGCTGCGGCACACAGGCGAGAAGCCCTTCCACTGCGCCGCCTGCGCCTACACCACGGGCCATTGGGACAACTACAAACGCCACCAGAAGGTGCATGGGCACGGTGGGCCAGGAGGGTCTGGCCTCTCTGCTTCTGAGGGCTGGGCCCCACCTCATAGCCCTCCCTCCGTTTTGAGCTCTCGGggtccctcagccctgggtgCCACTGGTAGCCGGGCTCTCCATACAGACTCGCCCTGA
- the PPM1G gene encoding protein phosphatase 1G, with protein sequence MGAYLSQPNTVKCSGDGVGASRLPLPYGFSAMQGWRVSMEDAHNCIPELDSETAMFSVYDGHGGEEVALYCAKYLPDIIKDQKAYKEGKLQKALEDAFLAIDAKLTTEEVIKELAQIAGRPTEDEDEKEKVADEDDVDNEEAALLHEEATMTIEELLTRYGQNCHKGAPHSKSGAGTGEEPGSQGLNGEAGPEDPSRETSSEENGPTPKAHTGLSSNSERGTEAGQGGEPGTPTGEAGPSCSSASDKLPRLAKSKFFEDSEDESDEAEEEEEDSEECSEEEDGYSSEEAENEEDEDDTEEAEEDEEEEEEMMVPGMEGKEEPGSDSGTTAVVALIRGKQLIVANAGDSRCVVSEAGKALDMSYDHKPEDEVELARIKNAGGKVTMDGRVNGGLNLSRAIGDHFYKRNKNLPPEEQMISALPDIKVLTLTDDHEFMVIACDGIWNVMSSQEVIDFIQSKISQRDENGELRLLSSIVEELLDQCLAPDTSGDGTGCDNMTCIIICFKPRNTAELQPESGKRKLQEVLSTEEAEENGNSDNKKKAKRD encoded by the exons ATGGGTGCCTACCTCTCCCAGCCCAACACGGTGAAGTGCTCCGGGGACGGGGTGGGCGCCTCGCGCCTGCCGCTGCCCTACGGCTTCTCCGCCATGCAAGGCTGGCGCGTCTCCATGGAG GATGCTCACAACTGTATTCCCGAGCTGGACAGTGAGACAGCCATGTTTTCTGTCTATGATGGACATGGAG GGGAGGAAGTTGCCTTGTACTGTGCCAAATATCTTCCCGATATCATCAAAGATCAGAAGGCCTACAAAGAAGGCAAGCTACAGAAG gctttggaagatgcCTTCTTGGCTATCGATGCCAAACTGACCACTGAGGAAGTCATTAAGGAGCTGGCACAGATTGCAGGGCGACCCACTGAGGAtgaggatgaaaaagaaaaagtagctgatgaagatgatg TGGACAATGAGGAGGCTGCACTGCTGCATGAAGAGGCTACCATGACTATTGAAGAGCTGCTGACACGCTATGGGCAGAACTGTCACAAGGGTGCTCCCCACAGCAAATCTGGAGCTGGGACAGGCGAGGAACCAGGGTCCCAGGGCCTCAATGGGGAGGCAGGACCTGAGGACCCATCTAGGGAAACTTCTTCAGAGGAAAATGGCCCCACACCTAAGGCCCACACAGGCCTTTCCTCCAACTCGGAACGTGGGACTGAGGCAGGCCAAGGTGGTGAGCCTGGTACTCCCACTGGTGAGGCTGGGCCTTCCTGCTCTTCAGCCTCCGACAAACTGCCTCGACTTGCTAAGTCCAAGTTCTTTGAGGACAGTGAGGATGAGTCAGATGAggcggaggaggaagaggaagacagCGAG GAATGCAGTGAGGAAGAGGATGGCTACAGCAGTGAAGAGGCAGAGAATGAGGAAGATGAGGATGACACTGAGGAGGCCGAAGAGGacgaagaagaagaggaggagatgaTGGTGCCTGGGATGGAAGGCAAAGAAGAG CCTGGCTCTGACAGTGGTACAACAGCAGTGGTGGCTCTGATACGAGGGAAGCAGTTGATTGTAGCCAATGCAGGAGACTCTCGCTGTGTGGTGTCTGAGGCTGGCAAAGCTCTAGACATGTCCTATGACCACAAACCGGAGGATGAAGTGGAGCTAGCACGCATCAAGAATGCTGGTGGCAAGGTCACCATGGATGGGCGAGTCAACGGGGGTCTCAACCTCTCCAGAGCCATTG GAGACCACTTCTACAAGAGAAACAAGAACTTGCCACCTGAGGAACAGATGATTTCAGCCCTTCCTGACATCAAGGTGCTGACTCTCACTGATGACCACGAATTCATGGTCATTGCCTGTGATGGCATCTG GAATGTGATGAGCAGCCAGGAAGTTATAGACTTTATTCAATCAAAGATCAGCCAGCGTGATGAAAATGGGGAGCTTCGGTTATTATCATCTATCGTGGAAGAG CTGCTGGATCAGTGCTTGGCACCAGATACTTCTGGGGACGGTACAGGGTGTGACAACATGACGTGCATCATCATTTGCTTCAAGCCCCGAAATACAGCAGAGCTTCAGCCAGAGAGTggcaagaggaaactgcaggagGTGCTTTCTACTGAGGAGGCCGAAGAAAATGGCAACAGTGACAACAAGAAGAAGGCCAAGCGGGACTAG